One segment of Monomorium pharaonis isolate MP-MQ-018 chromosome 6, ASM1337386v2, whole genome shotgun sequence DNA contains the following:
- the LOC118646004 gene encoding uncharacterized protein LOC118646004 has translation MHITQLINDYRNYKNKDKMHKIKYVKDIIQDLENYGPASLIHIAILSNILKRRINIWNANGNLNKIIGRKKLGPSIDIEYHANNSEQIGHWTLRGSKDPDNVTLDLNSCLFSVIGSQIGQDPLKLRKWTVLKLKDNFQNLAKWLDKIPMGNAGIFLMIGGVNGHRPRRSRQSREGYSRRYPAHSQEKDATKILDDSENVEGEGDVNEDLEDLIGHSREKHVVGGRNGGVEVYTRINKCLGVFAFQTEKDQDYVLHRALLSKLGQRALRKLDDTIAASAEIYVSKLIEQNVPFPKASYWYAGNKLHESAEVKGVSLKLRHHKNKRKEKNAKPHIVFIFPFFEVLKLMKCPEGRPHEYRDYIRELTGYKYIFASTFGNLEDFLTRDGYSKRYIPPTEDKAKQILDNSEGKFCVDDPKNPLISDLRKGHARSGHVERESNGVEAYSKKNICEEKTAFRSEKDQNYILHRALLSTTGQAGLVLLNKKLCVDISVLASHLSENGASLPTGSIWHNGEKKHDKLQIEMVHIQLGHHRGQEENNSAEPLVVTMFPVLEIKTKKDLCDTGKEQEEQKSAQAAPETASATTSKPASQTPPKRATGAIPKIRKTAPKTASPTTSKPASKTPKIALKTATGTIRKIGHVTTPGPVHKITPTTSHKPTLKSTRKPTSKITRKTAP, from the exons ATGCATATAACTCAATTAATCAATGATTatcgtaattataaaaataaagacaaaatgcacaaaattaaatatgtaaaagacATTATACAAGATTTGGAAAACTATGGACCAGCTAGTTTAATACACATTGCTATTTTGAGTAACATACTTAAAAGACGCATTAATATATGGAATGCTAAtggtaatttaaataagatcaTCGGAAGGAAAAAATTGGGACCATCTATAGATATTGAATATCACGCGAACAATTCTGAACAAATTg GTCATTGGACCTTAAGAGGTAGCAAAGATCCCGACAACGTCACTCTTGATTTAAACAGCTGCCTTTTTTCGGTGATTGGTTCTCAAATCGGTCAAGATCCATTAAAACTTCGTAAATGGACCGTGTTAAAACTAAAGGACAATTTTCAGAATTTGGCCAAATGGTTAGACAAAATTCCGATGGGTAATGCAGGAATATTCCTTATGATTGGCGGTGTAAATGGACACAGACCTAGAAGATCGAGACAAAGTCGCGAAGGGTACTCAAGAAGATACCCAGCACACAGTCAGGAAAAAGACGCTACAAAAATTCTGGATGATTCAGAGAACGTAGAAGGCGAAGGTGATGTTAATGAAGATCTAGAAGATTTAATAGGTCATTCTAGAGAGAAGCATGTTGTAGGAGGAAGAAATGGAGGTGTCGAAGTTTATACTaggataaataaatgtttgggAGTATTTGCTTTTCAGACAGAAAAAGACCAAGATTATGTCCTTCATAGGGCATTGCTATCAAAATTGGGTCAAAGAGCACTACGTAAACTTGACGATACCATTGCGGCAAGCGCAGAaatatatgtttcaaaattaatagaacAAAATGTCCCATTTCCTAAAGCTAGCTATTGGTATGCGGGAAACAAGCTACATGAGTCAGCAGAAGTCAAAggtgtttcattaaaattaagacatcataaaaataaacgaaaagaaaaaaatgcaaagcctcatatagtttttattttcccATTCTTTGAAGTGCTCAAATTAATGAAATGTCCTGAAGGGAGACCTCATGAATATCGTGATTATATAAGAGAACTAACTGGTTACAAGTATATCTTTGCATCTACATTTGGAAATCTTGAAGACTTTCTCACAAGAGATGGATACTCAAAAAGATACATACCACCCACGGAAGACAAAGCTAAACAGATTCTGGACAATTCAGAGGGCAAGTTCTGCGTAGATGATCCTAAGAACCCGCTAATTTCAGATTTGAGAAAAGGCCATGCCAGAAGCGGGCATGTAGAAAGAGAAAGCAATGGTGTCGAAgcttatagtaaaaaaaatatatgtgaagAAAAAACTGCTTTTCGGTCAGAAAAGGATCAAAACTATATCCTTCATAGAGCATTGCTATCAACAACGGGTCAAGCAGGACTAGTTCttcttaacaaaaaattgtgtgtaGACATCAGTGTACTAGCTTCACATTTATCTGAAAATGGTGCCTCATTACCTACAGGAAGTATATGGCATaatggagaaaaaaaacatgataaattACAAATCGAAATGGTCCATATACAATTAGGGCATCATAGAGGTCAAGAAGAGAACAATAGTGCAGAGCCTCTTGTAGTAACTATGTTCCCAGTATtggaaattaaaacaaaaaaagatttatgtgACACAGGTAAAGAACAAGAAGAACAAAAAAGTGCTCAAGCAGCTCCTGAAACTGCCTCTGCAACTACATCTAAACCTGCTTCCCAAACTCCTCCTAAACGTGCTACTGGAGCTATTCCTAAAATTCGTAAAACTGCTCCTAAAACTGCCTCTCCAACTACATCAAAACCTGCTTCTAAAACTCCTAAAATTGCTCTTAAAACTGCTACTGGAACAATTCGTAAAATTGGCCATGTAACTACTCCTGGACCTGTTCATAAAATTACTCCTACAACTTCTCATAAACCTACTCTTAAAAGTACTCGTAAACCTACTTCCAAAATTACTCGTAAAACTGCTCCTTAA